From Bifidobacterium longum subsp. longum JCM 1217, one genomic window encodes:
- a CDS encoding ABC transporter ATP-binding protein/permease, giving the protein MFDKRLFQLAPGLGKLIAGKVALMWVGLLANIGFMLSLVMLLQGLLAAADPHTFSCNAASASECPANLFGVPGTTVAPMAGDLMVYVALAIVCMLVRYLATTHATRLGTEAAERVKLALRSKLYRKMVALGPSYRSRVKTSDVVQSAGEGVEQIQSFFELFLPQLFYAILAPITLFAVIAPINMPAAVTMLVCAPLIIIVTGIVSMTAARAFKKYWGRYTDMGAAFLDNLQGLETLKNFDADDRAAAEMDKKAEGFRVMTMRVLQIQLRSLTAMDIVAYGGAAAGIGVALWQYAHTAAAAAGASAAGWSPIMLAAHLPGAFAYLAYGLQYLMPFGAGFPLTLAGLLLIVLLSAEFFIPMRQLGSYFHVAMNGMTSTKRIFALLDTPEPAHGTATLPATAGTDAGTDAGTKAGTKADGGITVSFDHVGYSYDSADSGAAVQQTNSAPAPALTDLTFTAYPGQLTAIVGISGSGKSTAAALLAGTLTGYQGSLTLNGVKVSDLSGETLARTITLIGASSHLFAGTLRENLLMALPDDGQNGEAASDAVDSRLWDALEQARIADFVRSQPDGLDMTIEPDAANLSGGQRQRIAIARALLHDSPVFVFDEATSSVDVESEELILATIRELVQSRSKTVIMITHRMANAEHADQVVVLEHGKSVETGTHAELMAAGGVYAKLFTTQADIENFGADHPQPASLTASASGSGAAVGAAPAAAPAEMSTFQVIKRLLGEAKPLAGLMVAASTAGTIGHLAATFLPVFGIIAGFALAGNPVWGMSAAGAITAMIVCAVLRGLTRYVEQYLNHNVAFHLLALFRSKAFAALRRLAPAKLAGKGKGDLIAMLTTDVELLEIFFAHTISPVAIAVTTTIVYAIVAATLSPWMALALIVSHLIIGIIVPRFFATGVRNLGPAIRGAAGELDNVMLDDMRGLDEIIRFGRGEDRAQAIEDRTRALWRDHAKLSRVNGRFAGVGGLLVALLTSAAAGIAINLAGVNLYDIPALVAAFALLASSFGPTLALAALPANLTQTFASARRLFGLMDEAPAVVETGTANSDYEGMRLDRVIFAYPGEESEAILADFSLDVPQHGILGIQGPSGRGKSTMLKLLMRYWDPQRGQVTLSGTPLPQIDVHARRRIQAMMSQETHLFDGMIRDNLLIALPEAEIRDGGAAGVLDARLREALAKASVLDLIDSLPDGLDTQVGELGDRLSEGERQRIGLARVFLRNADLVLFDEPTSRLDALNEAIILRSIHELSKSEQNADKGQDVAVVLVSHRESAMRVADAVLNL; this is encoded by the coding sequence ATGTTCGACAAACGACTGTTCCAATTGGCACCAGGTCTCGGCAAGCTCATAGCCGGCAAAGTGGCTCTGATGTGGGTTGGGCTGCTTGCCAATATCGGCTTCATGCTTTCGCTGGTCATGCTGCTGCAAGGACTGCTCGCCGCAGCCGACCCACACACTTTCTCCTGTAACGCCGCCTCGGCCTCCGAGTGCCCCGCCAATCTGTTCGGCGTTCCGGGCACCACCGTCGCCCCGATGGCCGGCGACCTCATGGTTTACGTGGCCTTGGCGATCGTCTGCATGCTGGTTCGCTACCTGGCCACCACACACGCCACACGCCTCGGCACCGAAGCCGCCGAACGGGTCAAGCTCGCTTTGCGTTCCAAGCTGTACCGCAAAATGGTGGCCCTCGGCCCGTCCTACAGGTCGCGCGTCAAGACCTCGGATGTGGTCCAGTCCGCCGGCGAAGGCGTCGAGCAGATTCAAAGCTTCTTCGAACTGTTCCTGCCGCAGCTCTTCTATGCGATTCTTGCGCCGATCACCCTGTTCGCCGTGATTGCGCCGATCAACATGCCGGCCGCCGTGACCATGCTCGTCTGCGCGCCGCTCATTATTATTGTCACCGGCATCGTATCCATGACCGCCGCCCGCGCCTTCAAAAAATACTGGGGCCGATACACCGACATGGGTGCCGCATTCCTCGACAACCTGCAAGGCCTCGAAACCCTGAAGAACTTCGACGCCGACGACCGTGCCGCCGCCGAAATGGACAAGAAGGCCGAAGGCTTCCGCGTCATGACCATGCGCGTGCTGCAGATCCAGCTGCGCTCGCTGACCGCCATGGATATCGTGGCCTACGGCGGTGCGGCGGCCGGCATTGGTGTGGCTCTATGGCAGTATGCGCATACCGCCGCGGCCGCCGCAGGAGCCAGCGCCGCCGGCTGGTCTCCGATTATGCTCGCCGCCCACCTGCCCGGTGCGTTCGCCTACCTGGCCTACGGCCTGCAATACCTGATGCCGTTCGGTGCGGGCTTCCCGCTCACCCTCGCCGGACTGTTGCTGATCGTGCTGCTGTCCGCTGAATTCTTCATCCCCATGCGCCAGCTCGGCTCCTACTTCCACGTGGCGATGAACGGCATGACCTCCACCAAGCGCATCTTCGCCCTGCTGGACACCCCCGAGCCCGCCCACGGCACTGCCACGCTGCCGGCCACCGCTGGTACCGATGCCGGGACTGATGCCGGTACCAAGGCCGGTACCAAGGCCGATGGCGGAATCACCGTCAGCTTCGACCACGTCGGCTATTCCTATGACAGCGCCGATTCCGGTGCCGCCGTTCAACAAACGAATTCCGCGCCGGCACCTGCGCTCACCGACCTCACCTTCACTGCCTACCCCGGTCAACTCACCGCCATCGTCGGCATCTCCGGTTCCGGCAAATCCACGGCTGCCGCGCTGCTTGCCGGTACGCTGACCGGATACCAAGGCTCGCTTACGCTGAACGGCGTCAAGGTATCCGACCTGTCCGGAGAGACGCTCGCCCGAACCATCACCCTGATCGGTGCCAGTAGCCATCTGTTTGCCGGTACTCTGCGTGAGAACCTTCTGATGGCTTTGCCCGATGACGGCCAGAACGGTGAAGCCGCGTCCGACGCCGTGGATTCCCGTCTCTGGGACGCGCTCGAACAGGCCCGTATCGCCGACTTCGTGCGTTCGCAGCCGGACGGCCTTGACATGACGATTGAGCCCGACGCCGCCAACCTGTCCGGTGGCCAGCGCCAGCGTATCGCCATCGCCCGTGCGCTTCTGCATGATTCGCCGGTATTCGTATTCGACGAGGCCACCAGCAGTGTGGATGTGGAATCCGAGGAACTGATTCTCGCGACCATCCGCGAACTGGTGCAATCCCGCAGCAAGACGGTGATCATGATCACCCATCGCATGGCCAACGCCGAGCACGCCGACCAAGTGGTGGTGCTCGAACACGGCAAGTCGGTGGAAACCGGCACGCATGCCGAACTCATGGCGGCCGGCGGCGTGTACGCCAAGTTGTTCACTACTCAGGCGGATATCGAGAACTTTGGGGCTGACCACCCTCAGCCAGCTTCGCTGACAGCTTCCGCCAGCGGGAGCGGGGCGGCTGTGGGCGCAGCTCCGGCTGCAGCTCCGGCCGAGATGAGCACGTTCCAGGTCATCAAGCGACTACTCGGGGAGGCCAAGCCACTGGCCGGGCTTATGGTCGCGGCTTCCACGGCCGGCACCATCGGTCACCTTGCCGCAACCTTCCTACCGGTGTTCGGCATCATCGCCGGATTCGCGCTCGCCGGCAACCCCGTGTGGGGCATGAGTGCGGCCGGTGCAATCACCGCCATGATTGTTTGCGCGGTGTTGCGCGGCCTGACGCGCTACGTTGAGCAATATCTGAACCACAACGTGGCCTTCCACCTGCTCGCGCTCTTCCGCTCCAAGGCTTTCGCCGCCCTTCGCCGCCTCGCTCCGGCCAAGCTCGCCGGCAAGGGCAAGGGCGACCTCATCGCCATGCTCACCACCGACGTGGAACTGCTCGAAATCTTCTTCGCGCATACCATCAGCCCCGTGGCCATAGCCGTGACCACCACCATCGTCTACGCCATCGTGGCGGCCACGCTGAGCCCCTGGATGGCGTTGGCGCTGATCGTCTCCCATCTGATCATCGGCATCATTGTGCCGCGCTTCTTCGCCACCGGCGTGCGCAATCTGGGCCCCGCCATCCGTGGCGCGGCCGGCGAACTCGACAACGTGATGCTCGACGACATGCGCGGTCTCGACGAGATCATCCGATTCGGTCGGGGTGAAGATCGTGCGCAGGCCATCGAAGACCGCACGCGCGCGCTATGGCGTGACCATGCCAAACTCAGCCGTGTCAACGGCCGGTTCGCCGGTGTCGGCGGATTGCTGGTTGCATTGCTTACCTCGGCGGCTGCCGGCATCGCCATCAATCTTGCCGGCGTGAACCTCTACGATATCCCGGCGCTGGTCGCCGCCTTCGCGCTGCTCGCCAGCTCGTTCGGGCCGACGCTGGCGCTCGCCGCCCTGCCCGCGAACCTCACCCAGACCTTCGCCTCCGCCCGTCGTCTGTTCGGTCTGATGGACGAAGCGCCGGCCGTGGTGGAAACTGGCACTGCGAACTCGGATTATGAGGGCATGCGCCTTGACCGCGTCATCTTCGCGTACCCGGGGGAGGAGAGCGAGGCGATTCTCGCCGACTTCTCGCTCGATGTGCCGCAGCACGGCATCCTCGGTATCCAAGGCCCGTCCGGCCGGGGCAAGTCCACTATGCTGAAGCTGCTGATGCGCTATTGGGATCCGCAGCGCGGCCAAGTGACGCTGTCCGGCACGCCGCTACCGCAAATCGATGTGCATGCCCGCCGCCGTATTCAGGCCATGATGAGTCAGGAGACCCACCTGTTCGACGGCATGATTCGCGATAACCTGCTTATCGCCTTGCCCGAGGCAGAGATTCGCGATGGGGGAGCGGCCGGTGTTCTTGACGCCCGACTCCGCGAAGCCCTCGCCAAGGCATCCGTGCTCGACCTGATCGATTCCCTGCCGGATGGGCTCGACACCCAGGTGGGCGAGCTGGGCGACCGACTGTCTGAAGGCGAACGCCAGCGCATCGGCTTGGCCCGTGTATTCCTGCGCAATGCCGACTTGGTGCTCTTCGACGAGCCGACCAGTCGTCTGGATGCCTTGAATGAAGCCATCATTCTGCGTTCCATTCATGAGCTGTCCAAGAGCGAGCAGAATGCGGATAAGGGGCAAGACGTGGCTGTGGTGCTGGTCTCTCACCGTGAATCCGCCATGCGCGTTGCCGATGCGGTGCTGAATCTGTAA
- a CDS encoding AMP-dependent synthetase/ligase translates to MLTEYTTPGESIEIRDDQTIYSLLTERLARTGADTVIAAKKIGPGRWQNVTTGEFHERVVSAAKGLIALGIAKGDAVTIFSSTRLEWGILDFALAAVGAVSVPIYDTDSAPQAQRIMNDSAVKLAFADNRERFDRLDSVKDHCPALKQILMIEGNALGALEGLGVAVSDEELNERVATVRADDLATIVYTSGSTGNPKGAELTHKNFVSITISASQALHEVVLDDHPRLLLFLPLAHCFARFIQYASIASDDGVVGYLPDTKTLLPDLRSFEPTYLLGVPRVFEKVYNAASHKAGAGWKGRLFVKAAEAARVWSRKEQAGEQHTFAEIAERAKYETLVYRTVRGALGPKIKYVACGGAPLSLDLAHFYNGIGLPMIQGYGMTETAAPFAATRVTDNVIGTVGQPAPGSSIRISDEGELQVKGPNVFRGYHNLPEKTAEAFTADGWLRTGDLAEIDDEGHIVITGRIKDIIITAGGKNVSPIPLEEEIAKCPIVEHCVVVGDQRPFIGALVTLDPESLALWLPAHGLSTETPVDRLATNAAVREEIQQYVDKANATVSRAESVRKFAVLDTQFTQENKCLTPSLKVVRPAVNRVFADVIDNEIYNGKR, encoded by the coding sequence ATGCTTACCGAATACACCACGCCCGGCGAATCCATCGAGATCCGCGATGACCAAACTATCTATTCACTGCTCACCGAACGACTGGCCCGCACCGGCGCGGACACGGTAATCGCCGCCAAGAAAATCGGCCCCGGCCGCTGGCAGAACGTCACCACCGGCGAATTCCACGAGCGCGTGGTCTCAGCCGCCAAGGGCCTGATCGCGCTCGGCATCGCCAAGGGCGACGCGGTGACCATCTTTTCCTCCACCCGTCTCGAATGGGGCATTCTCGATTTCGCACTGGCCGCAGTGGGCGCGGTAAGCGTGCCGATCTACGACACCGACTCCGCCCCGCAAGCCCAGCGCATCATGAACGATTCGGCGGTCAAGCTGGCCTTTGCCGACAACCGCGAGCGCTTCGACCGGCTTGACTCGGTCAAGGACCACTGTCCTGCCTTGAAGCAGATTCTCATGATCGAGGGCAACGCGCTGGGCGCGCTCGAAGGTCTGGGCGTGGCTGTTTCGGACGAGGAACTGAACGAGCGCGTGGCCACCGTGCGCGCCGACGATCTGGCCACCATCGTCTACACTTCGGGCTCCACCGGCAACCCGAAGGGTGCCGAACTGACCCACAAGAACTTCGTGTCCATCACCATCTCCGCCTCGCAGGCGTTGCATGAAGTGGTGCTTGACGACCATCCGCGCCTGCTGCTCTTCCTGCCGCTGGCCCACTGCTTCGCGCGATTCATCCAGTACGCCTCCATCGCCTCCGATGACGGCGTGGTCGGTTATCTGCCGGACACCAAAACCCTGCTGCCGGACCTGCGTTCGTTTGAACCGACCTACCTGCTGGGCGTGCCGCGCGTGTTCGAGAAGGTATACAACGCCGCCTCGCACAAGGCCGGTGCCGGCTGGAAGGGCCGCCTGTTTGTCAAGGCCGCCGAGGCCGCGCGCGTCTGGAGCCGCAAGGAGCAGGCCGGCGAGCAGCACACGTTTGCCGAAATCGCCGAGCGCGCCAAGTACGAAACGCTCGTCTACCGCACGGTGCGCGGTGCTCTGGGCCCGAAGATCAAGTACGTGGCCTGCGGCGGCGCACCACTGTCGCTCGATCTGGCGCATTTCTACAACGGCATCGGACTGCCGATGATTCAGGGTTATGGCATGACCGAAACCGCCGCCCCGTTCGCCGCCACGCGCGTGACCGACAATGTGATCGGCACCGTAGGCCAGCCCGCGCCCGGCTCCTCGATTCGCATTTCCGACGAAGGCGAACTGCAGGTCAAGGGCCCGAACGTGTTCCGCGGCTACCACAATCTGCCGGAGAAGACGGCTGAGGCGTTCACCGCCGACGGCTGGCTCAGGACCGGCGACTTGGCCGAGATCGATGATGAGGGCCACATCGTCATCACCGGCCGCATCAAGGACATTATTATTACTGCCGGCGGCAAGAACGTCTCCCCCATTCCGCTGGAGGAAGAGATCGCCAAGTGCCCGATCGTGGAGCACTGCGTGGTGGTGGGCGACCAGCGCCCGTTCATCGGCGCGTTGGTGACGCTCGATCCGGAGTCGCTGGCATTGTGGCTGCCCGCGCACGGCCTGTCCACGGAGACGCCGGTCGACCGGCTCGCCACGAACGCCGCGGTGCGCGAGGAGATTCAGCAGTACGTGGACAAGGCGAATGCGACGGTCTCGCGCGCCGAATCCGTACGCAAGTTCGCCGTGCTGGACACGCAGTTCACGCAGGAGAACAAGTGCCTGACACCGTCGCTGAAAGTGGTGCGCCCGGCCGTCAATCGCGTGTTCGCCGATGTGATCGACAACGAGATCTACAACGGCAAGCGGTGA
- a CDS encoding beta-galactosidase, giving the protein MTTRRTFRWPSLLTESGRGIAFGGDYNPDQWPEETLDEDIRLMVQAGVNTVALAIFSWDKIEPREGEFTFEWLDHVIDKLGAASIAVDLASATATAPLWLYERHPEVLPIDRYGHVVNAGSRQSWQPTSPVLKEYALRLCRKLAEHYKDNPYVTAWHMGNEYGWNNRYDYSDNALAAFRTWCEAKYGTVDALNEAWGTAFWSQHVNSFDEVLLPRHMGGDSMVNPPQQLDYERFGNDMLLDFYKAERDAIEEICPGKPFTTNFMVSTDQCTMDYAQWANEVDFVSNDHYFHEGESHLDELACSDALMDSLALGKPWYVMEHSTSAVQWKPLNTRKRAGELMRDSLAHVAMGADAINFFQWRQSASGAEAFHSAMVPHAGSDTKLFRGVCELGAALKTLSDAGVQDTELKRADTAILFSAESEWATRSETLPSMKLNHWHDVRDWYRGYLDAGARADVVPLAYDWSGYQTIVLPTVIALSDEDTRRIADFAENGGTVIVGYATGLIDEHFHIGLGGYPGAGNGLLRDMLGIRSEEFNILGEEAEDEPAEIGLSNGLTTRLWQNDVTSVAPDTRVLATYVGTAAADWELDGVPAITSHPHGQGAAIYVGCDLGRHDITHLLKELNTTAPSDERAPDQRPGGGEINAATTTAAATTHDPRILHTIRQSSDGTIRFDFYLNRSKQPVAVNGVEGDPIIAHRCETDAVGYTLNRNAILIAKTSC; this is encoded by the coding sequence ATGACTACTCGTAGAACGTTCAGGTGGCCGTCCCTGCTGACTGAATCCGGTCGTGGCATCGCGTTCGGCGGCGACTACAATCCGGACCAGTGGCCCGAGGAGACACTGGACGAGGACATTCGCCTGATGGTCCAAGCCGGCGTCAACACCGTGGCCCTCGCCATCTTCAGCTGGGACAAGATCGAACCGCGCGAGGGCGAGTTCACGTTCGAGTGGCTTGACCACGTGATCGACAAGCTCGGCGCGGCGAGCATCGCCGTGGACCTGGCATCGGCCACTGCCACGGCCCCGTTGTGGCTGTACGAGCGTCATCCTGAGGTGCTGCCAATCGATCGGTACGGCCATGTGGTCAATGCGGGCTCACGCCAGTCGTGGCAGCCCACAAGCCCGGTGCTCAAGGAATACGCGCTGCGCCTGTGCCGCAAACTTGCCGAACACTACAAGGACAATCCATACGTGACGGCCTGGCACATGGGCAACGAATACGGCTGGAACAACCGCTACGACTACTCCGACAACGCCTTGGCCGCGTTCCGCACGTGGTGCGAGGCCAAATACGGGACCGTCGACGCGTTGAACGAAGCGTGGGGCACGGCCTTCTGGTCCCAGCACGTGAACAGCTTCGACGAGGTGTTGCTGCCTCGCCACATGGGCGGCGACAGCATGGTCAACCCGCCCCAGCAGTTGGATTACGAGCGGTTCGGCAACGACATGCTGCTCGACTTCTACAAGGCCGAACGCGACGCCATCGAAGAAATCTGCCCCGGCAAGCCGTTCACCACGAACTTCATGGTCTCCACCGACCAATGCACCATGGACTACGCGCAATGGGCAAACGAAGTGGACTTCGTGTCCAACGATCACTACTTCCATGAGGGCGAATCCCATCTGGACGAACTCGCCTGCTCGGACGCGCTCATGGACTCGCTCGCGCTCGGCAAGCCGTGGTACGTGATGGAGCACTCCACCTCCGCCGTCCAATGGAAGCCGCTTAACACGCGCAAGCGCGCCGGCGAGCTCATGCGCGACTCCTTGGCCCACGTGGCCATGGGTGCCGACGCCATCAACTTCTTCCAATGGAGACAATCCGCATCGGGTGCCGAGGCGTTCCACTCCGCGATGGTGCCCCACGCGGGCTCCGATACGAAACTGTTTCGAGGAGTGTGCGAACTCGGCGCCGCGCTGAAGACGCTGTCCGACGCGGGTGTGCAAGACACGGAACTGAAGCGCGCGGACACGGCGATTCTGTTTAGTGCGGAATCCGAATGGGCCACTCGCTCCGAGACCCTGCCCAGCATGAAACTCAATCACTGGCATGACGTACGCGACTGGTATCGCGGATATCTCGATGCCGGAGCGCGCGCGGACGTGGTCCCGCTCGCCTACGATTGGAGCGGCTACCAGACTATCGTGCTGCCCACCGTGATCGCCCTGTCCGACGAGGATACCCGTCGCATCGCGGACTTTGCCGAAAACGGCGGTACGGTCATCGTCGGCTATGCCACCGGCCTGATCGACGAACACTTCCACATCGGTCTCGGCGGATACCCCGGCGCCGGCAACGGACTTCTGCGCGACATGCTCGGCATCCGCTCCGAAGAATTCAACATCCTCGGAGAAGAAGCCGAAGACGAACCGGCCGAAATCGGTTTGTCGAATGGACTCACGACACGTCTGTGGCAGAATGACGTGACCTCGGTCGCTCCAGACACTCGCGTGCTTGCCACGTACGTGGGTACAGCCGCTGCTGACTGGGAGCTCGACGGCGTCCCCGCCATCACCAGTCACCCCCACGGCCAAGGCGCCGCCATCTACGTGGGCTGCGATCTTGGCCGCCACGACATCACCCACTTGCTCAAGGAACTCAACACAACAGCCCCCTCCGACGAAAGGGCTCCCGACCAAAGGCCGGGTGGGGGAGAGATCAACGCCGCAACTACGACCGCAGCAGCCACGACTCATGACCCCCGCATCCTGCACACCATCCGCCAATCCTCAGACGGTACCATCCGCTTCGATTTCTATCTGAACCGTTCGAAGCAGCCCGTTGCCGTCAACGGTGTGGAAGGTGATCCCATCATCGCCCACCGTTGCGAGACTGACGCCGTTGGATATACGCTGAACCGCAACGCCATTCTTATCGCTAAAACGTCCTGCTAA
- a CDS encoding ABC transporter ATP-binding protein: MSNCLQLDHVDYAYGAAKIRVLSDVSADFESGKMYAITGPSGAGKSTLLSLLAGLDAPSRGVVRFEGEDIAASGYAKHRREHVSLVFQDHNLIDYLTPEENLRLVSAKADMKILEELGLSREESKRNIMHLSGGQRQRVAVGRALVAPGRAILADEPTGSLDPEMTDEVIHLLQHAAHQLGKCVIVVTHSKRVANSADVVLRLRSKKLTRA; this comes from the coding sequence ATGTCTAACTGTCTGCAACTGGACCATGTCGATTACGCCTACGGCGCGGCGAAGATCCGTGTTCTTTCGGATGTCAGCGCGGATTTCGAATCCGGGAAGATGTATGCGATCACCGGCCCGTCCGGCGCCGGCAAGAGCACGCTGCTGTCGCTGCTGGCCGGCCTGGACGCCCCCTCCCGGGGAGTGGTCCGCTTCGAAGGGGAGGACATCGCCGCATCGGGCTATGCGAAGCACCGCCGGGAGCACGTGTCCCTGGTGTTCCAGGACCATAACCTGATCGACTACCTCACCCCCGAAGAGAACCTGCGGCTGGTCAGCGCCAAGGCCGATATGAAGATCCTCGAGGAACTGGGTTTGAGCCGTGAGGAATCCAAGCGCAACATCATGCACCTGTCGGGCGGCCAGCGTCAACGGGTGGCGGTCGGCCGCGCGCTGGTCGCCCCGGGCCGCGCGATCCTCGCGGACGAGCCGACGGGCAGCCTCGACCCGGAGATGACCGACGAGGTGATTCATCTGCTGCAGCACGCCGCCCATCAGCTCGGCAAATGCGTGATCGTGGTGACGCATTCCAAGCGCGTCGCCAACTCCGCCGATGTCGTGCTGCGTCTCAGGAGCAAGAAACTGACCCGGGCATGA
- a CDS encoding sugar porter family MFS transporter — MAGLFRTASKQPNPLGTAIRTRGSGKYTFGLALSAGLAGLLYGYDTVSISGAIEFLRARYGLSTLMEGLVVSSIMLGAVIGAATAGFLSDRFGRKRILIIGGAFFLVAAVWSALTIGPIALIVARVAGGYGIGLTAALAVTYITESAPANIRGLLAFSYQLLAVCGIFLTNVINYIIASHGSNDWDIATGWRWMLGLGAIPAATFLLAMRRAPESPRFLIQIGRTDEGFAVLEHILGTERARLRTDDIQASVKLETEMSHEFHDLFRPGLRRALVIGIFLAVFNQFIGMNAISYYGPVMFSDLGFAGDTQFLAAASVGGMELVATVVGMYLIDTFGRKRLMEIGTGMMCVFALCISGSYFMGNSLLTLIFVMAFTISFAFSMGPIPWIVIPELFPTYLRGRATGLCVMCLLFANWIIAQFTPMMIDGLGGGISFAIFAVLDLICLFGIVALVPETMGRTLEEIEHLWQPKTDLAYAKYALSTADANIRHAEATLRRIENERQQALGIMDAAERARAAAQQKIFAIETAKRVEAERLEAQRAAEEAAKAAANMAAEEDTAATVSEVTTDENVPSLMRRTRGAVLVGKSSSRRHDGEYTDGSANGPADGSVDGSVTDSADGAMLDGAAAEAAASAAVAALADSLPDDPFTLANRPTTRSGADDTDSVDAADAVDSANDANRNRKQTNAVQPAHMASIEHAHSADTPRGVLLPSADEDSYSEHSFAETDDDREAQAIDAALDSLDALIRG; from the coding sequence ATGGCGGGACTGTTTCGGACTGCTTCCAAGCAGCCCAATCCTTTAGGAACAGCCATACGCACCCGCGGATCAGGAAAATATACATTCGGACTGGCTTTGAGTGCGGGTCTTGCCGGATTACTGTACGGCTACGACACCGTCTCCATCTCCGGTGCCATCGAATTCCTGCGCGCCAGATACGGGCTCAGTACTCTCATGGAGGGCCTCGTCGTTTCCTCCATCATGCTCGGTGCCGTCATCGGAGCGGCCACCGCCGGATTCCTTTCCGACCGATTCGGCAGGAAACGTATCCTTATTATCGGCGGCGCGTTCTTCCTCGTTGCGGCTGTATGGAGTGCGCTGACGATAGGTCCCATAGCGCTTATCGTGGCGCGCGTGGCCGGCGGCTACGGCATCGGCCTGACCGCCGCGCTGGCCGTCACATACATCACCGAATCGGCTCCGGCCAACATCCGTGGTCTGCTCGCCTTCTCTTATCAGCTGCTTGCGGTTTGCGGTATCTTCCTGACCAACGTCATCAACTACATCATCGCCTCCCACGGATCAAACGACTGGGATATCGCCACTGGATGGCGCTGGATGCTGGGATTAGGCGCGATTCCGGCCGCCACCTTCCTGCTGGCTATGCGGAGGGCACCGGAAAGCCCACGATTCCTCATTCAGATAGGCAGAACCGATGAAGGTTTCGCGGTGCTCGAGCACATCCTCGGCACCGAACGCGCACGCCTGCGCACCGATGACATCCAAGCCTCGGTCAAACTGGAAACCGAGATGTCGCACGAATTCCATGATTTGTTCCGTCCAGGCCTGCGACGGGCACTCGTCATCGGCATCTTTCTCGCCGTGTTCAACCAGTTCATCGGCATGAACGCCATTTCCTACTATGGGCCGGTGATGTTCTCGGATCTCGGGTTCGCCGGGGACACTCAGTTCCTCGCGGCCGCCAGCGTAGGCGGCATGGAGCTGGTGGCCACCGTGGTAGGCATGTACCTGATCGACACGTTCGGCCGTAAACGTCTTATGGAAATAGGCACCGGCATGATGTGCGTGTTCGCGCTATGCATTTCGGGCTCGTATTTCATGGGCAATTCGCTGCTGACGCTTATATTCGTCATGGCGTTCACCATATCGTTCGCCTTTTCGATGGGACCGATTCCCTGGATTGTGATTCCCGAGCTCTTCCCCACGTATCTGCGCGGTCGCGCCACCGGATTGTGTGTGATGTGTCTGCTGTTCGCCAACTGGATCATCGCACAATTCACGCCGATGATGATCGATGGATTGGGCGGCGGCATATCGTTCGCGATTTTCGCGGTTCTGGATCTGATTTGCCTGTTCGGCATCGTGGCGTTGGTGCCGGAGACAATGGGACGCACGCTGGAGGAAATCGAGCATCTATGGCAGCCGAAAACCGATTTGGCCTACGCAAAATACGCGCTGAGCACGGCTGATGCGAATATCCGCCACGCGGAAGCCACGCTGCGTCGTATTGAAAACGAACGTCAGCAGGCATTGGGCATTATGGATGCGGCTGAGCGGGCTCGCGCTGCGGCACAGCAGAAGATTTTCGCCATAGAGACCGCCAAAAGGGTCGAGGCAGAACGGCTGGAGGCGCAGCGCGCTGCCGAGGAAGCCGCCAAGGCAGCGGCGAATATGGCTGCAGAAGAAGACACGGCAGCGACCGTCTCGGAAGTTACGACGGATGAGAACGTGCCGTCGCTTATGCGGCGTACGAGGGGCGCTGTTCTGGTTGGTAAGTCATCCAGTAGACGGCACGACGGTGAGTATACGGACGGCTCTGCGAACGGCCCTGCGGATGGCTCTGTGGATGGCTCCGTGACTGACTCTGCGGATGGTGCGATGCTGGACGGCGCGGCGGCCGAGGCAGCGGCCAGCGCAGCAGTCGCGGCCTTGGCCGATTCACTGCCCGACGATCCATTCACGCTGGCGAATCGGCCGACTACGCGCAGTGGTGCGGATGATACAGATAGCGTTGATGCCGCAGATGCCGTTGATTCCGCGAATGACGCGAATCGAAACCGCAAGCAGACAAATGCCGTGCAGCCGGCACATATGGCCTCTATTGAGCACGCGCACAGTGCCGATACGCCTCGCGGAGTGTTGTTGCCCAGTGCCGACGAGGATTCCTACAGCGAGCATTCCTTCGCCGAGACGGATGACGACCGCGAGGCTCAGGCCATCGACGCGGCCCTCGACTCTCTGGATGCCCTTATCAGAGGCTGA